One genomic segment of Ricinus communis isolate WT05 ecotype wild-type chromosome 5, ASM1957865v1, whole genome shotgun sequence includes these proteins:
- the LOC8279529 gene encoding deSI-like protein At4g17486 has translation MKSGPKHGWHSVMPLRFRGKSATSFCIFPKVKSQGYNPGNSPVYLNVYDLTTINGYVYWAGFGIFHSGVEVHGVEYAFGAHDYPSTGVFEVEPRQCPGFKFRKSIFMGTTCLDPFQIREFMERQSANYNGDTYHLIVKNCNHFSEDICYKLTGNSVPKWVNRLARIGYLCNCILPETLKATTVGHDPNFQESDNEKKRLRSGFSCWSSISMPQREVSLSSLFLHSHYKGCLPPWELKRSIKRSLKEG, from the exons ATGAAAAGTGGACCAAAACATGGGTGGCATTCTGTTATGCCTCTTCGTTTCAGGGGCAAATCAGCCACTAGCTTTTGCATTTTCCCAAAAGTTAAGTCACAAGGCTATAACCCAGGCAACTCACCTGTCTATCTGAATGTGTACGATTTAACAACCATTAATGGTTATGTCTACTGGGCAGGCTTTGGAATCTTTCATTCTGGGGTGGAAG TTCATGGAGTAGAATATGCCTTTGGAGCCCATGACTATCCATCAACTGGTGTCTTTGAGGTTGAACCTCGACAGTGTCCTGGTTTCAAGTTTAGGAAATCAATATTCATGGGGACTACATGCTTAGATCCATTCCAGATTAGAGAGTTCATGGAACGACAATCTGCAAATTATAATGGTGATACCTATCATTTGATTGTTAAGAATTGCAACCATTTCTCTGAGGATATATGCTACAAGCTGACTGGGAACTCAGTACCAAAGTGGGTAAATCGACTTGCAAGAATAG GTTATCTATGCAATTGCATACTTCCAGAGACCCTTAAGGCTACCACTGTAGGACATGATCCTAATTTCCAAGAATCTGATAATGAAAAGAAGAGACTAAGAAGTGGCTTCAGCTGCTGGTCATCAATCTCAATGCCTCAGAGGGAAGTATCTTTGTCTTCATTGTTTCTACACTCTCACTATAAAGGATGCCTGCCACCATGGGAGTTAAAGAGATCTATAAAACGCTCATTGAAGGAAGGGTAA